From the genome of Planctomycetota bacterium, one region includes:
- a CDS encoding menaquinone biosynthesis decarboxylase, whose product MAAHDIRTFIARLEAAGQLVRVRAEVSADLEIAEIASRLAACGGPAALFENVAGHTMPVLVGAFASMERMALALGAERIDEVAERVARLAATVPLAGPGPRRGAGGAGLAAKVKALPKLLELARLRPKTVRSGPCQDVVRTDDADLGRLPVLRSWPGDGGPFITLPQVYTADPDGKHRNVGMYRLQVFGPRRLGMHWHRDHDGARNYRAWAEQGRAMPVAVALGGDPVLTYAATAPLPYGMDELVFAGFLRGEAVRVVPCRTVPLAVPADAEIVIEGTVDPEERAREGPFGDHTGYYTPADEYPVMRVTAITHRADAVYPATVVGRFPKEDCYLAKATERIFLPVIRTVVPEVVDINLPLFGVFHNWAFVSIRKTRPGQARQVMRAIWGLGQLAYTKFLVVVDEGVNVHDSDEVLWRVGAEADPRRDTCLETGPADVLDHAAPAGGEGGKLGIDATRKLPEEVGGRPWPEPLAPDPDTAARVTRRWQDYGLE is encoded by the coding sequence ATGGCCGCTCACGACATCCGAACGTTCATCGCGAGGCTCGAAGCGGCGGGGCAACTGGTGCGCGTCCGGGCCGAGGTCTCGGCGGACCTGGAGATCGCCGAGATCGCGAGCCGCCTCGCGGCGTGCGGCGGCCCGGCCGCCCTCTTCGAGAACGTCGCGGGACACACGATGCCGGTCCTCGTCGGCGCGTTCGCGTCGATGGAGCGGATGGCCTTGGCCCTCGGGGCCGAACGCATCGACGAGGTCGCCGAGCGCGTCGCTCGCCTAGCGGCCACGGTTCCCCTGGCGGGCCCTGGGCCTCGCCGAGGGGCGGGCGGCGCGGGGCTGGCGGCCAAGGTGAAGGCCCTGCCGAAACTCCTGGAACTGGCGCGTCTGCGGCCGAAGACGGTCCGCTCCGGCCCGTGCCAGGACGTCGTTCGCACCGACGACGCCGACCTCGGGCGCCTGCCCGTCCTGCGCTCGTGGCCCGGCGACGGCGGACCGTTCATCACCCTGCCGCAGGTTTACACGGCGGACCCGGACGGAAAACATCGCAATGTGGGAATGTATCGGCTCCAGGTGTTCGGGCCGCGCCGTCTCGGCATGCACTGGCACCGCGACCACGACGGGGCCCGCAACTATCGCGCGTGGGCCGAGCAAGGCCGGGCGATGCCCGTCGCCGTCGCGCTCGGCGGCGACCCCGTCCTCACCTACGCCGCTACCGCCCCGCTGCCGTACGGCATGGACGAACTCGTCTTCGCCGGCTTCCTCCGCGGCGAGGCGGTCCGCGTCGTCCCGTGCAGGACCGTTCCCCTGGCCGTCCCCGCCGACGCCGAAATCGTCATCGAAGGAACCGTGGATCCCGAGGAGCGAGCCCGCGAGGGTCCCTTCGGCGACCACACCGGCTACTACACGCCCGCCGACGAGTATCCCGTGATGCGCGTGACGGCCATCACGCACCGCGCGGACGCCGTCTATCCGGCGACCGTCGTCGGGCGATTCCCGAAGGAGGATTGTTACCTGGCGAAGGCGACGGAGCGGATCTTCCTCCCGGTCATCCGCACCGTCGTGCCGGAAGTGGTGGACATCAACCTGCCGCTCTTCGGCGTCTTTCACAACTGGGCGTTCGTCTCGATCCGCAAGACCCGGCCGGGCCAGGCGCGCCAGGTCATGCGCGCGATCTGGGGCCTGGGGCAGTTGGCTTACACGAAGTTCCTGGTCGTCGTGGACGAGGGCGTCAACGTCCACGACTCGGACGAAGTCCTGTGGCGCGTCGGGGCCGAGGCCGACCCGCGCCGCGATACTTGTCTGGAGACGGGGCCGGCGGACGTCCTGGACCACGCAGCCCCGGCGGGCGGCGAGGGCGGGAAACTCGGCATCGACGCCACACGCAAACTTCCCGAAGAGGTCGGCGGCCGGCCCTGGCCTGAACCCCTCGCCCCGGACCCCGACACCGCCGCACGCGTCACGCGCCGCTGGCAGGACTACGGCCTTGAATAA
- a CDS encoding UbiX family flavin prenyltransferase, giving the protein MSKRNCGPPPARGKRLVIGVTGASGALYAVRLVELAVRAGREVHLVVTRAGRLVLADEAGLAGTAEAPDFSTMWPKKVLAHVRYTPAERLDAPPASGSFDAEAVVVIPCTMNTAAAVAHGLSANLVQRAAYVALKEGRPLVLVPRETPMTAMDLENLARLARAGAAVIPAMPGFYHRPRSVADLVDFVVAKVLGRLGIEHDLRVAWPKGG; this is encoded by the coding sequence ATGTCGAAGCGCAACTGCGGCCCCCCGCCGGCGCGGGGTAAGCGGCTCGTCATCGGCGTGACCGGTGCGAGCGGCGCCCTCTATGCCGTCCGACTGGTCGAACTGGCCGTCCGCGCCGGACGAGAGGTCCACCTCGTCGTCACGCGCGCCGGGCGGCTCGTCCTGGCGGACGAGGCGGGCCTCGCCGGCACGGCCGAGGCGCCGGACTTCTCCACGATGTGGCCGAAGAAGGTCCTCGCGCACGTCCGCTACACGCCGGCCGAGAGGCTCGACGCCCCGCCCGCCAGCGGTTCCTTCGACGCCGAGGCCGTCGTCGTCATCCCCTGCACGATGAACACGGCGGCGGCGGTCGCGCACGGGCTCTCGGCGAACCTCGTCCAGCGCGCCGCCTACGTCGCGCTGAAGGAAGGCCGGCCCCTGGTCCTCGTGCCGCGAGAAACCCCCATGACGGCCATGGACCTGGAGAACCTGGCGCGGCTAGCGCGGGCCGGCGCCGCCGTCATCCCCGCGATGCCCGGCTTCTACCATCGCCCGCGGTCGGTCGCGGACCTCGTGGATTTCGTCGTGGCGAAGGTGCTCGGGCGCCTGGGCATCGAGCACGACCTGCGCGTCGCCTGGCCGAAGGGGGGTTGA
- a CDS encoding type II toxin-antitoxin system VapC family toxin produces the protein MRHLLDTNICIELIRGRSSETLLARLRRRKIGSVGISAITLAELQYGVACSSDPDRNRIALAQFLAPLPIVPFDNSAASTYGRLRADLRQTGWPIGPMDMLIAAHALSLDVVLVTNNEREFRRVPGLRVENWLTNV, from the coding sequence ATCCGCCACCTGCTGGACACGAATATCTGCATCGAGTTGATCCGCGGCCGGTCGTCCGAAACGCTTCTGGCCCGGTTGCGGCGGCGGAAGATCGGCAGCGTAGGCATCTCGGCCATCACCCTGGCCGAACTCCAGTATGGCGTGGCCTGCAGCAGCGACCCCGACCGCAATCGAATCGCCCTGGCGCAGTTCCTGGCGCCGCTGCCGATTGTGCCGTTCGACAATTCAGCGGCCTCGACCTATGGGCGTCTTCGCGCGGACCTCCGGCAGACCGGCTGGCCTATTGGGCCAATGGACATGCTGATCGCCGCACATGCCTTGTCGCTTGACGTCGTGCTGGTCACCAACAACGAGCGGGAGTTCCGCCGCGTGCCCGGCCTGCGAGTTGAGAATTGGCTGACGAATGTCTGA
- a CDS encoding ubiquinone/menaquinone biosynthesis methyltransferase, with protein MREIFAAVAPRYDFLNHLLSAGLDHRWRSRAARACGPPSPRLRRASRGETALDVCCGTGDLAAALLRRRAWGRVIACDFSSAMLARARRKLAGPIRAGRASVLEADALRLPLADGSVDAAASAFGLRNLEDPARGLAEMVRVVRPGGRVVVLEFHAPAGRGPWAAAFRLYFHRVLPTLAGWIASAGCCAGPDRGGYRHLVDSVEAFGPAEATAEAMRAAGLEAVTVERLPGGIAAVFVGRKPR; from the coding sequence GTGCGCGAAATCTTCGCCGCCGTCGCGCCGCGGTACGATTTTCTGAATCACCTGCTGTCGGCGGGGCTGGACCATCGCTGGCGCTCGCGTGCGGCCCGGGCGTGCGGCCCGCCTTCGCCAAGGCTACGGCGGGCAAGCCGGGGCGAAACGGCCCTCGACGTCTGCTGCGGCACGGGGGACCTGGCAGCGGCGCTGCTCAGGCGCCGGGCGTGGGGCCGCGTCATCGCGTGCGACTTCTCGTCGGCCATGCTCGCCCGCGCGCGAAGGAAACTCGCAGGTCCGATCCGCGCCGGGCGCGCCAGCGTCCTGGAGGCCGACGCGCTTCGCCTGCCCCTCGCCGACGGGTCGGTGGACGCGGCCGCCTCGGCCTTCGGCCTGAGGAACCTGGAGGATCCCGCGCGCGGACTTGCGGAGATGGTCCGCGTCGTCCGGCCGGGAGGCCGGGTGGTCGTCCTGGAGTTTCACGCGCCGGCCGGCCGGGGACCCTGGGCCGCGGCCTTTAGGCTTTACTTTCATCGCGTTCTGCCTACGCTGGCCGGGTGGATAGCCTCCGCAGGATGCTGCGCAGGCCCCGACCGCGGCGGGTATCGGCACCTGGTGGACTCGGTCGAGGCGTTCGGTCCGGCGGAAGCGACGGCCGAGGCCATGCGCGCCGCGGGCCTGGAGGCCGTCACCGTCGAACGGTTGCCGGGCGGGATCGCGGCCGTCTTCGTCGGCCGAAAGCCACGCTGA
- the vapB gene encoding type II toxin-antitoxin system VapB family antitoxin: MATAKVFKTGRSQAVRLPKKYRFGTREVYVTKVDDMVILYPPKKGWKLLERAIQRFTEDFMADRDQPPTPEERQTL; the protein is encoded by the coding sequence ATGGCCACCGCCAAGGTTTTCAAGACGGGGCGCAGCCAGGCCGTGCGGCTGCCCAAGAAGTATCGGTTCGGCACTCGTGAGGTTTACGTGACCAAGGTGGACGACATGGTGATTCTCTATCCGCCGAAGAAGGGGTGGAAACTTCTGGAACGGGCGATTCAGCGCTTCACGGAGGACTTCATGGCCGACCGCGATCAGCCGCCCACGCCAGAGGAGCGCCAGACCCTGTGA